Proteins found in one Coffea eugenioides isolate CCC68of chromosome 5, Ceug_1.0, whole genome shotgun sequence genomic segment:
- the LOC113772349 gene encoding uncharacterized protein LOC113772349 yields MSKGRPPEPLDFFIWTVEDVGLWLEEINLGSYRQIFKENGVNGEYLEGMSMFTTEQILRFIRRCHMKWGDFITLCKELRRIKVACLKGEQKVRRPWWAPSCLSVVFVKVSKRNRQSRVVSLKLEP; encoded by the exons ATGAGCAAAGGACGGCCACCGGAGCCTCTTGATTTTTTCATTTGGACTGTTGAG GACGTTGGCTTGTGGTTAGAAGAGATAAATCTCGGCAGCTACCGCCAAATCTTTAAAGAGAATGGCGTAAATGGAGAGTATTTGGAAGGGATGTCTATGTTTACAACTGAACAGATACTTCGATTCATAAGAAGGTGCCACATGAAATGGGGGGACTTTATAACATTATGCAAGGAGCTGAGGCGAATAAAAG tGGCTTGTTTGAAAGGAGAGCAAAAGGTCCGTCGACCATGGTGGGCCCCATCATGCCTTTCAGTTGTCTTTGTCAAGGTGTCAAAGAGGAACAGGCAGTCAAGAGTGGTTTCATTGAAGCTGGAACCTTGA